A window of Natronospira bacteriovora contains these coding sequences:
- a CDS encoding CPXCG motif-containing cysteine-rich protein — MEGLNVHEVTCPWCFEAVELYVEDDAEAGEWVEDCPVCCHPMALIASVDEQGGHRLSVERSH; from the coding sequence ATGGAGGGCCTGAACGTCCATGAAGTGACCTGCCCCTGGTGTTTCGAGGCCGTGGAGCTGTACGTGGAGGACGACGCCGAGGCCGGCGAGTGGGTGGAGGACTGCCCGGTCTGCTGCCACCCCATGGCCCTGATCGCCAGCGTGGACGAGCAGGGAGGCCACCGTTTGTCGGTCGAACGCAGCCATTGA
- the rpmE gene encoding 50S ribosomal protein L31, protein MKADIHPEYKDITVTCSCGNTFATRSTIGKDLQVEVCSACHPFYTGKQKIMDTAGRVDKFRRKYGRKSA, encoded by the coding sequence ATGAAAGCGGATATCCATCCCGAATACAAAGACATCACGGTGACCTGCAGCTGCGGCAACACCTTTGCGACCCGATCCACCATTGGCAAGGATCTGCAGGTCGAGGTGTGCTCTGCCTGCCACCCCTTCTACACCGGCAAGCAGAAGATCATGGACACCGCCGGCCGCGTGGACAAGTTCCGCCGCAAGTACGGTCGCAAGAGCGCCTGA
- a CDS encoding citrate synthase yields MSEQKHSKLEMPGKGSATELPIREGSLGPSTVDIGSLYKQEGIFTFDPGFTSTASCKSAITYIDGENGVLLYRGYPIEQLAEQSSFLEVSYLLMYGELPSRETMESFKNSILYHTMINESLLRFFNGFHYDAHPMAMMTGVVGSLSAFYHDQNAMRDPNQRDVFAHRIIAKMPTIAAAAYKHSIGQPFMYPQNHLGYCSNLLHMFFSVPAEAYSPDPVAAEALDLLFILHADHEQNASTSTVRLAGSTGTNPYAAIASGITALWGPAHGGANEAVLDMLHEIGDVKNIPKYIEKAKDKNDPFRLMGFGHRVYKNYDPRAKIIREMCHKVLKRLGKENDPLLELAMELEHIALNDDYFVEKKLYPNVDFYSGIIYKALGIPVSMFTVMFAIARTVGWTAHWLEMVGDPAMRIGRPRQLYVGEGQRDYVPVDRR; encoded by the coding sequence ATGAGCGAGCAGAAGCACAGCAAGCTGGAGATGCCCGGAAAAGGTTCCGCCACGGAACTGCCGATTCGTGAAGGCAGCCTGGGCCCGTCCACCGTGGACATTGGAAGCCTGTACAAGCAGGAAGGCATCTTCACCTTCGACCCCGGTTTCACCTCCACCGCCAGCTGCAAGAGTGCCATCACCTACATTGATGGCGAGAACGGTGTCCTGCTGTACCGGGGTTATCCCATTGAGCAGCTGGCCGAGCAATCCAGCTTCCTGGAAGTGTCCTACCTGCTCATGTATGGCGAGCTGCCCAGCCGGGAGACGATGGAGAGCTTCAAGAATTCCATTCTTTATCACACCATGATCAATGAATCGCTGCTGCGGTTCTTCAACGGTTTCCATTACGACGCCCACCCCATGGCCATGATGACCGGTGTGGTGGGTTCTCTCTCGGCCTTCTATCACGATCAGAACGCCATGCGGGATCCGAACCAGCGGGATGTGTTCGCCCACCGCATCATTGCCAAGATGCCGACCATTGCGGCGGCGGCCTACAAGCATTCCATCGGCCAGCCCTTCATGTATCCGCAGAATCACCTGGGCTACTGTTCCAATCTGCTGCACATGTTCTTCTCGGTGCCGGCGGAAGCCTATTCCCCGGATCCGGTGGCGGCCGAGGCGCTGGACCTGCTGTTCATCCTGCACGCGGATCACGAGCAGAATGCCTCCACCTCCACCGTTCGCCTGGCCGGCAGCACCGGCACCAACCCCTACGCCGCCATCGCCTCGGGTATCACTGCCCTCTGGGGCCCGGCCCATGGCGGTGCCAATGAAGCCGTGCTGGACATGCTGCACGAAATCGGTGATGTGAAGAACATTCCGAAGTACATCGAGAAGGCCAAGGACAAGAACGACCCCTTCCGCCTGATGGGCTTCGGCCACCGGGTCTACAAGAACTACGACCCGCGCGCCAAGATCATCCGCGAAATGTGCCACAAGGTGCTCAAGCGCCTGGGCAAGGAGAACGATCCCCTGCTGGAACTGGCCATGGAACTGGAGCATATTGCCCTTAATGATGATTATTTCGTGGAGAAGAAGCTCTACCCCAACGTGGACTTCTACTCCGGCATCATCTACAAGGCTCTGGGTATTCCGGTGAGCATGTTCACGGTGATGTTCGCCATCGCCCGCACCGTGGGCTGGACTGCTCACTGGCTGGAAATGGTCGGCGATCCGGCCATGCGTATCGGCCGTCCGCGGCAGTTGTATGTGGGTGAAGGCCAGCGGGATTATGTGCCGGTGGACCGGCGCTAA
- the hemE gene encoding uroporphyrinogen decarboxylase, translating into MSAELQNDRLLRALLREPVDRTPVWMMRQAGRYLPEYRATREKAGSFVKLMKNPDMACEVTLQPLERFPLDAAILFSDILTIPDAMGCGLYFVQGEGPKFERTVRSAAQVDALPRPDIEDDLGYVTDAVRTIRRALNGRVPLIGFSGSPWTLATYMVEGGSSKDFATIKGMAWDAPEVLDRLLDKLVDSVTDYLNAQIRAGAQAVQIFDTWGGALSPAHYRRFSLHPMARIVENLIREHEGRRVPVILFTKGGGQWLEAMAETGCDALGLDWTIDIGEARRRVGHKVALQGNLDPAALNASPARIREAVSEILASYGHGEGHVFNLGHGITPKIPPEHAGAMIDAVVKLSPQYHHGG; encoded by the coding sequence ATGAGCGCGGAACTTCAGAACGATCGTCTGCTGCGAGCCCTGTTGCGTGAGCCCGTGGATCGTACCCCGGTCTGGATGATGCGCCAGGCCGGCCGTTATCTGCCGGAGTACCGGGCCACCCGGGAAAAGGCCGGCAGCTTCGTCAAGCTGATGAAGAACCCGGACATGGCCTGTGAAGTCACCCTCCAGCCACTGGAGCGCTTCCCCCTGGATGCCGCCATCCTCTTCTCCGACATCCTCACCATTCCGGATGCCATGGGCTGCGGGCTGTATTTCGTGCAGGGTGAAGGGCCGAAATTCGAGCGCACCGTGCGCAGCGCCGCCCAGGTGGATGCCTTGCCACGCCCGGATATCGAGGATGATCTGGGCTATGTCACCGATGCCGTGCGCACCATCCGCCGGGCACTGAATGGCCGCGTCCCCCTGATCGGATTCAGCGGCAGCCCCTGGACCCTGGCCACCTACATGGTGGAGGGCGGCTCCAGCAAGGATTTCGCCACCATCAAGGGCATGGCCTGGGACGCGCCGGAGGTGCTCGATCGCCTCCTGGACAAGCTGGTGGATTCGGTCACCGATTACCTCAACGCCCAGATCCGGGCCGGCGCCCAGGCCGTCCAGATCTTCGACACCTGGGGCGGCGCCCTGAGTCCCGCCCATTATCGTCGATTCTCACTCCATCCCATGGCCCGCATCGTGGAAAACCTGATCCGCGAGCACGAAGGCCGCCGGGTTCCGGTCATCCTGTTCACCAAGGGTGGCGGTCAATGGCTGGAGGCCATGGCCGAGACCGGCTGTGACGCCCTCGGCCTGGACTGGACCATCGACATTGGCGAGGCACGTCGACGCGTCGGTCACAAGGTCGCCCTCCAGGGCAACCTAGACCCCGCCGCCCTGAACGCCTCACCCGCCCGCATCCGCGAAGCCGTTTCCGAGATCCTCGCCAGCTATGGCCACGGCGAAGGCCATGTCTTCAACCTCGGCCACGGCATCACCCCCAAAATCCCGCCCGAACACGCCGGCGCCATGATTGATGCGGTGGTGAAATTGAGCCCGCAATATCATCACGGCGGTTGA
- the pyrF gene encoding orotidine-5'-phosphate decarboxylase, whose product MYQHKSIPAEERLIFALDVADTDSARELVEQLGDSVRFYKIGLELFMADGFFDFLDWLLARDARVFVDLKFFDVPATVAAAVRQLSRRGAHFCTIHGNQSIMEAAAQARSGHLKVLAVTALTSLDRGDLDDLGFQCDVEALVLSRARRALEAGCDGVVASGMEVQKMREAVDNRLLVITPGIRPVENRGDDDQKRVVTVEEAFHNGADYIVVGRPIRKAENPKAAAEAIQSTIREVFEQ is encoded by the coding sequence GTGTACCAACACAAGTCCATTCCCGCCGAAGAGCGCCTGATCTTTGCCCTGGATGTTGCCGACACCGACAGTGCCCGTGAGCTGGTAGAGCAGCTGGGCGACAGCGTCCGTTTCTACAAGATCGGCCTTGAGCTGTTCATGGCCGATGGCTTCTTCGACTTTCTCGACTGGCTGCTTGCCCGGGATGCCAGGGTCTTCGTGGATCTGAAGTTCTTCGACGTGCCGGCCACCGTGGCCGCCGCCGTCCGCCAGCTGTCCAGGCGGGGCGCCCACTTCTGCACCATCCACGGCAACCAGAGCATCATGGAGGCCGCCGCGCAAGCCCGCTCCGGTCATCTCAAGGTGCTGGCCGTCACCGCCCTGACCAGTCTGGATCGCGGCGATCTGGACGACCTGGGCTTCCAGTGTGACGTGGAAGCCCTGGTGCTTTCCCGTGCCCGGCGCGCCCTGGAGGCCGGCTGCGATGGCGTGGTTGCCTCCGGCATGGAAGTACAGAAGATGCGCGAGGCCGTGGATAACCGCCTGCTGGTCATCACGCCCGGCATTCGCCCGGTGGAGAATCGTGGCGACGACGACCAGAAGCGCGTGGTGACCGTGGAAGAGGCTTTCCACAACGGCGCGGACTACATCGTTGTCGGCCGCCCCATCCGCAAGGCGGAGAACCCGAAGGCCGCGGCCGAAGCCATTCAGTCCACTATCCGTGAGGTGTTCGAGCAATGA
- the aroB gene encoding 3-dehydroquinate synthase, whose amino-acid sequence MPRLIVELADRSYPIHADRGLLNDSDFLHQTLQQPRLLLVTDENVAPHWLAPLQRALGERLVHAVVLPAGEAQKNLVTLERLFDELARHRIGRDGALLALGGGVVGDLTGFAAACWQRGTAFHQIPTTLLAQVDASVGGKTAVNHPSGKNLIGAFHQPRSVIADTATLSTLPDREFRAGLAEVIKHALIADLELLVWLESRVRELNDRDPETVAECVIRCCRIKAAVVAEDETEQGRRAILNFGHTFAHVIEGACGYGEWLHGEAVAAGMALALELSRRLGNINEEGRDRGIALMRDLQLPVNAPALDHQTWLDWMARDKKATASGLRLIVLDRLGHASVRGDVSEADLLATIAWRPAAED is encoded by the coding sequence ATGCCCCGTTTGATCGTTGAGCTCGCAGATCGTAGCTACCCCATCCATGCGGATCGTGGCCTACTGAACGATTCTGATTTCCTGCACCAGACTCTGCAGCAGCCCCGCCTGTTATTGGTCACGGACGAGAACGTGGCCCCCCATTGGCTGGCGCCCCTGCAGCGGGCCCTCGGTGAGCGCCTGGTGCATGCCGTGGTCTTGCCCGCCGGCGAGGCCCAGAAAAACCTCGTCACCCTGGAGCGCCTGTTCGATGAACTGGCCCGGCATCGCATCGGCCGGGACGGCGCGCTGCTGGCTCTCGGTGGCGGTGTGGTTGGCGATCTGACGGGTTTCGCCGCGGCCTGTTGGCAGCGTGGCACGGCTTTTCACCAGATTCCCACCACGCTCTTGGCCCAGGTGGATGCCTCGGTGGGCGGCAAGACCGCCGTCAACCACCCCAGCGGAAAGAACCTGATCGGAGCCTTTCACCAGCCCCGGAGCGTCATTGCCGACACGGCGACCCTCAGTACCCTGCCGGATCGCGAGTTCCGGGCCGGTCTGGCCGAGGTGATCAAACACGCCCTGATCGCCGATCTGGAGCTGCTGGTCTGGCTGGAGTCGCGCGTACGCGAGCTGAATGACCGTGATCCAGAGACGGTCGCCGAGTGCGTGATTCGCTGCTGTCGCATCAAGGCGGCCGTGGTGGCCGAGGATGAAACCGAGCAGGGGCGACGCGCCATCCTGAACTTTGGTCATACCTTCGCTCATGTCATCGAGGGAGCCTGCGGCTACGGAGAATGGCTGCATGGGGAAGCCGTGGCCGCCGGCATGGCGCTCGCCCTGGAGCTGTCCCGCCGCCTCGGCAACATCAACGAGGAAGGGCGGGACCGGGGAATTGCGCTGATGCGCGACCTGCAGCTGCCCGTGAATGCACCGGCACTGGATCATCAGACCTGGCTGGACTGGATGGCGCGGGACAAGAAAGCCACCGCCAGCGGCCTGCGACTGATCGTTCTGGATCGTCTGGGCCACGCCAGCGTGCGCGGCGATGTGAGTGAGGCCGATCTGCTCGCCACCATTGCCTGGCGGCCCGCCGCAGAAGACTGA
- the aroK gene encoding shikimate kinase AroK gives METPTRIFLVGPMGAGKSSIGRELARRLGYPFHDTDDYLRERTGVDIATIFDFEGEAGFRKREHDALAELSRQEPIVLATGGGTVILDENRRLLAERGFVVYLRTSLEYQLARTRQSRHDRPLLETEDPERKLRELAEQRDPLYRELADMTVDTDGQSVKQVMRKLALEIHGAD, from the coding sequence ATGGAGACACCGACCAGAATCTTTCTTGTCGGTCCCATGGGGGCCGGCAAGTCTTCCATCGGGCGCGAACTGGCCCGGCGGCTGGGTTATCCATTCCATGACACCGATGATTACCTGCGGGAACGCACCGGCGTGGACATTGCCACCATCTTCGATTTCGAGGGTGAAGCCGGCTTTCGCAAGCGGGAACATGATGCCCTCGCCGAACTGAGCCGCCAGGAACCCATTGTCCTGGCCACCGGCGGTGGCACGGTGATCCTGGATGAGAATCGTCGCCTGCTGGCCGAGCGCGGATTCGTGGTCTACCTGCGCACCAGCCTGGAATATCAACTCGCCCGCACCCGCCAGTCCCGTCACGATCGACCGCTCCTGGAAACCGAGGATCCCGAGAGAAAACTGCGGGAACTGGCCGAACAGCGTGACCCCCTCTACCGGGAGCTGGCCGACATGACCGTGGACACCGATGGTCAGTCGGTCAAGCAGGTGATGCGAAAACTGGCACTGGAAATTCACGGCGCCGATTGA